From the genome of Sporocytophaga myxococcoides DSM 11118:
CTGTATCCATAACATTATTCCAGTTTAATCCGAAATCAAAGCGATTTACCCATGCAGACATGCTAAATCCCGCTCTTTCTTGTCCGGAAGGATCAATTGCTATACCGCCCAGACGAACATTCACGGTTATATTTTTTTTGACATCTTTTATTGTAAGATCTCCCTCAACTTCAAATTCCTTAGAATTTATTTTCCGTATGGAAGTACTTATGAAATGAATCTGTGGATACTTTGATGCCTTGAAAAAGTCTTCAGAAAGCAGATGGGTATCGCGTTCTTTTTTGCCAGTATCAAGACTTTTTACTTCCGCTTTAAATTCAATTTCTCCTGTTGAAAAATCATTACCAACAGTTTTTACCTTTCCTTCAAATGATTTGAATATGCCTGCGATTTTTGAAATGATAAGATGCTTAGCAAAAAACCTGATGTTAGTATGAGCCTGATCAATAATCCATAAGGTGTCTCTTTCTTCTGAGATATTGGTTTGTTGCTTTGATTCTGTCTTCATCTTAAAATAGATCTGTTTTTCCTCAACCGAACGTTTTGGTTTTTGTTTCCTGACTGCGAGGATGAATTAACTTTTATATATCAGCTGGAGTTCTCTATCTAATAAGCATTCGTTCATACCATGGCAGATCAAAAGATTAAAAGACTTGCGGATAAGATCAGAGAATTGATTAGAAAAGAGGGGACTCATTCAGTTAATCCTGAAGTAGTTGTAATTACCGGTGGCACATCAGGGGTAGGTAGGGCTACTGCAAGAGAATTTGCCTGTAAAGGAGCAAAGGTCGCAATTATTGCAAGAGGTGAGGATGGTTTGCGCGGAACCAAAAAAGATATTGAAGACTTGGGCGGTATTGCACTCACCATCAAGACTGATGTTGCAGATCCTGTTCAGGTAGAAGAGGCATGCAGGCAAGTGGAAGAAAAACTCGGTCCCATAGATATCTGGATCAACAATGCCATGACAAATATTTTTTCTCCCGTTAGCCGCATGAGAGCCGATGAGTTTAGAAGAGTAACGGATGTAACATACCATGGTCAGGTTTACGGTACGCTTGCAGTTCTTAAAAGAATGTTATCGAGAAACAGAGGCGTAATCTTGTTTATAGGATCTGAAAATGCGTCTAAAGGCATTCCATTGCAATCAGCATATTGCGGAGCAGAGCAGGCTATTATTGGTTTTGTTGACTCTCTGAGAAAAGAATTGGTTCATGATAACAGTAATGTGAGGGTAACGCTTGTACAGTTACCTGCAATAAATACACCTCAATTTAACATTGTTAAAAGCAGTCTTTCCAATAAAACAAAGCCTTTAGGGAAAATCTTTCAACCAGAGGTAGCTGCTGAGGCTATCTATTTCGCCTCAAGGCACAACAGAAAAGAAGTTCATGCCGGGTATCCTTCCTTAGAAAATATTCTGGTGGATAATAATCCACTGGTAGGTGGGAAGTTCCTTGCTGATTCTGAAATAGAGGGCCAGCTATTAAATGAACCCGAAGATCCCGGAAGAAGAAATAATCTTTGGGAGCCTGTACCTGGAGACCCTATGGCTCATGGAAAGTTTGATGCAAATGCTTCGGATTTTAGTCCACAGCTTTGGTTAACAAAACACAGGGGAGTAATTATGGCTGTCACTGGAGCACTCATAGCCAGTATATTTGTTATAAAAGCACTGTCAGAGAAAAAAAGCAATGTACCTCTTTCTGAATAATCCGATTTGTAGTTCGGATAAACATCCTAAGTAAATCCAGGTTAAGCCTAAGTATATAAAACTGCTTAGGTATATGAAAGTTTTTTTCTGGTCCATTGCGGGAATCGCAGGGATATCGCTGTTTTATGTTTTTCTGAAAATTTTATCCGGTTATATTCTTTATAGGAAAAATGAAATAGACTTAAAAGCGGATTATAATAATTTAAATGCCCATTTGCTCTTTTCTTTCCTTATTACAGGCTTGCTTCTTTTCTTTGGCTATAACTATTTTCATGATGGGCCTTTTCTACCTGTAAATGCATCTGAACATGGTGTGTATGTAGACAGGATGTTCTGGATAACTACTGCATTGACAGGAATTGTATTTCTATTGACGCAAGTCTTGTTGTTCTATTTTTCATACAGGTATGCGAAAGGGAAAAGTAATAAAGCATTTTATTGGAAAAACAATCTATATATTGAAGCGGTCTGGTTTTCCGTGCCTACTGTGGCTTTCATTGTTTTATTTATGACAGGTAATTATTACTGGGAAGTGATTAATCAGGGAGTGAGTGAAGATGTACTTGAGATAGAAATCCTTGGGGAGCAGTTTAATTGGAGAGTGAGATATCCTGGTAAAGACGGAAAACTGGGCAATTATAATTTTCATTATATCGATGGAATCAATGCAATGGGATTGGATCTCAGGGATACCAATGGTTATGATGATTTTACTCCCGTACAGTTACACCTTCCTAGAAACAAAAAAGTCATGTTGAGGATCCGCTCAAGAGACGTCATTCACAGTGTGTATATCCCCAATCTTAGAGTAAAGATGGATGCTGTGCCTGGCATGCTTACAAGGTTTTCTTTTGTTCCCAGGTATACAACTGAGGAAATGAAGGAAATAACCAATAATCCTGATTTTAATTACGAAATGGGATGTGCCGAACTTTGCGGAAGAAATCATTTTTCAATGCTCTTAATTCTGGTTGTAGAAGATGAAGATGATTATCAACGATGGTATAATAAGCAAATCCCATGGCTGGCAAGGAATTCAGAATATCTGGTGAATGTTCCTGCAGCAGGCAAGGAAAAAGCGAAACAAA
Proteins encoded in this window:
- a CDS encoding YceI family protein, which encodes MKTESKQQTNISEERDTLWIIDQAHTNIRFFAKHLIISKIAGIFKSFEGKVKTVGNDFSTGEIEFKAEVKSLDTGKKERDTHLLSEDFFKASKYPQIHFISTSIRKINSKEFEVEGDLTIKDVKKNITVNVRLGGIAIDPSGQERAGFSMSAWVNRFDFGLNWNNVMDTGGAIVGEKIDIECDVEVVRQNEHLSKNWN
- a CDS encoding SDR family oxidoreductase yields the protein MADQKIKRLADKIRELIRKEGTHSVNPEVVVITGGTSGVGRATAREFACKGAKVAIIARGEDGLRGTKKDIEDLGGIALTIKTDVADPVQVEEACRQVEEKLGPIDIWINNAMTNIFSPVSRMRADEFRRVTDVTYHGQVYGTLAVLKRMLSRNRGVILFIGSENASKGIPLQSAYCGAEQAIIGFVDSLRKELVHDNSNVRVTLVQLPAINTPQFNIVKSSLSNKTKPLGKIFQPEVAAEAIYFASRHNRKEVHAGYPSLENILVDNNPLVGGKFLADSEIEGQLLNEPEDPGRRNNLWEPVPGDPMAHGKFDANASDFSPQLWLTKHRGVIMAVTGALIASIFVIKALSEKKSNVPLSE
- a CDS encoding cytochrome c oxidase subunit II encodes the protein MKVFFWSIAGIAGISLFYVFLKILSGYILYRKNEIDLKADYNNLNAHLLFSFLITGLLLFFGYNYFHDGPFLPVNASEHGVYVDRMFWITTALTGIVFLLTQVLLFYFSYRYAKGKSNKAFYWKNNLYIEAVWFSVPTVAFIVLFMTGNYYWEVINQGVSEDVLEIEILGEQFNWRVRYPGKDGKLGNYNFHYIDGINAMGLDLRDTNGYDDFTPVQLHLPRNKKVMLRIRSRDVIHSVYIPNLRVKMDAVPGMLTRFSFVPRYTTEEMKEITNNPDFNYEMGCAELCGRNHFSMLLILVVEDEDDYQRWYNKQIPWLARNSEYLVNVPAAGKEKAKQIVEAFSGKIISNL